A genomic segment from Kyrpidia tusciae DSM 2912 encodes:
- the rseP gene encoding RIP metalloprotease RseP → MIGGVQTAVAAIVIFLLLVVFHEFGHFYVAKLVGIFVREFAVGFGPKLFSRRWGETVYSLRALPLGGFVNMAGEGPEDYGLESGKTIAVRLDEAGQVEDFGDPRAVGQADFVGRLVSGPSRDDYSLRIEGEDGTRRYALGPGAVLHTEGGAIPLAPYDRQFMGKPVWARAATIFAGPLMNFVLAAVIFAVYFTIAGVPSGPDVAKVLPDSPAIRAGIQPGDHIAGVNGEPIDSWDQLVKTVQSRPDQRVVLDVIRGNQHLQVAVTPEVRGGVGVIGISPVLVHNPLASIGLGIKQTWDISVQIVQAFGRMITGTLAPEVAGPVGIVAMIGEQTREGLMNLLTLTALLSINLGIINLLPIPALDGSRLVFLLVETVRGRPVDPQKESMVHLVGFALLMVIVVLVTYKDVTRLF, encoded by the coding sequence ATGATCGGCGGTGTCCAAACGGCTGTGGCGGCGATCGTGATTTTCCTGTTGCTGGTGGTTTTCCATGAGTTCGGGCACTTCTATGTGGCGAAACTGGTGGGGATTTTTGTTCGGGAGTTCGCCGTGGGCTTCGGACCTAAACTTTTCAGCCGCCGGTGGGGAGAAACGGTCTATTCGTTACGGGCCCTCCCCCTCGGAGGGTTTGTCAATATGGCTGGGGAGGGGCCGGAGGATTACGGTTTGGAATCGGGGAAAACCATCGCCGTGCGCCTCGATGAGGCAGGACAGGTCGAGGATTTTGGCGATCCCCGGGCGGTGGGCCAGGCGGACTTTGTGGGGCGCCTGGTCTCCGGACCGAGCCGTGACGATTACTCTTTGCGCATTGAGGGAGAGGACGGAACCCGGCGATACGCCTTAGGGCCAGGGGCGGTACTTCACACCGAAGGCGGCGCGATTCCCTTGGCTCCCTACGATCGGCAATTCATGGGAAAACCGGTTTGGGCCCGGGCGGCGACGATTTTTGCGGGGCCACTCATGAATTTTGTTTTGGCGGCGGTGATTTTCGCCGTCTACTTCACGATTGCCGGCGTGCCATCGGGGCCGGATGTGGCCAAGGTTCTGCCGGATTCCCCGGCCATTCGGGCGGGCATCCAGCCGGGAGACCACATCGCCGGCGTAAACGGCGAGCCGATCGACTCTTGGGATCAGCTTGTTAAGACCGTGCAGTCCCGGCCCGACCAGCGGGTGGTCCTCGATGTCATCCGGGGCAATCAGCATTTGCAAGTCGCGGTGACTCCGGAGGTCCGCGGCGGGGTCGGGGTGATCGGAATCAGCCCGGTACTGGTCCATAACCCCTTGGCGTCCATTGGGCTCGGGATTAAACAGACCTGGGATATCTCTGTTCAGATTGTGCAGGCCTTCGGCCGAATGATCACCGGGACCCTGGCGCCCGAAGTGGCCGGGCCGGTGGGGATCGTGGCGATGATCGGGGAACAGACCCGGGAGGGCCTGATGAATCTGTTGACCTTGACGGCCCTGTTGAGCATTAACTTGGGGATCATCAACTTGTTGCCCATTCCCGCCCTTGATGGCAGCCGATTGGTGTTTCTGTTGGTCGAAACGGTGCGGGGCCGGCCGGTGGACCCCCAAAAGGAGAGCATGGTGCATCTGGTCGGGTTTGCCCTGTTGATGGTCATCGTGGTCCTGGTGACGTACAAAGATGTGACGCGACTGTTTTAG
- the ispG gene encoding flavodoxin-dependent (E)-4-hydroxy-3-methylbut-2-enyl-diphosphate synthase: protein MVRREHTRPVRVRDVQIGGSDRVVIQSMTTTDTRDVQGTLDQILRLEEAGCQIVRLAVPDMRAAEALGEIRKGTDMPLVADIHFDWRLALTAIRNGVDKVRINPGNIGSADKVREVVRAAKDRGIPIRIGVNSGSVERHLLEKYGYPSAEAMVESALGHVRILEEHGFYDIVISLKSTDVPTAIRAYEIMAERVEYPLHVGITEAGTVFAGSIKSAVGIGAVLAKGIGDTLRVSLTGDPVEEVRVAKEILKSLGIAADSPVIVSCPTCGRCAIDLIGIANRVEGEIADLKVPLKVAVMGCAVNGPGEAREADIGIAGGRGEGLLFKKGEVVRKVAEDQIVDVLLAEIREMAARKEQDRR, encoded by the coding sequence ATGGTGAGAAGGGAACACACCCGCCCGGTGCGGGTGCGGGACGTCCAGATCGGCGGAAGCGACCGGGTGGTCATCCAGTCGATGACCACCACGGACACCCGGGATGTCCAAGGAACTCTGGATCAGATCCTGAGGCTGGAGGAAGCCGGCTGCCAAATCGTGCGCCTCGCCGTGCCCGACATGCGGGCCGCCGAGGCGCTCGGGGAGATCCGCAAGGGAACGGATATGCCCCTGGTGGCAGACATTCATTTTGACTGGCGCCTGGCGCTTACGGCGATTCGGAACGGCGTGGACAAGGTTCGCATCAATCCCGGGAATATCGGCTCGGCGGACAAAGTCCGGGAAGTGGTCCGGGCGGCCAAGGACCGGGGAATCCCCATTCGAATCGGTGTCAATTCCGGATCTGTGGAGCGCCATCTCCTCGAAAAGTACGGCTATCCCAGTGCCGAGGCCATGGTGGAAAGCGCCCTGGGTCACGTGCGGATCCTGGAGGAGCACGGATTTTACGACATTGTGATTTCGCTCAAATCCACCGATGTGCCCACGGCGATCCGGGCCTATGAGATCATGGCCGAGCGGGTGGAGTATCCGTTGCATGTCGGGATTACTGAAGCGGGCACCGTTTTCGCCGGAAGCATCAAATCCGCGGTGGGCATCGGTGCGGTTCTCGCCAAGGGCATCGGCGATACTCTCCGAGTTTCCCTCACCGGAGATCCGGTGGAAGAGGTGAGGGTGGCCAAAGAAATTTTAAAATCCCTCGGGATTGCGGCGGACAGCCCGGTCATCGTGTCTTGTCCTACCTGCGGGCGTTGCGCCATCGACTTGATCGGGATCGCGAACCGGGTCGAAGGGGAAATCGCGGACCTGAAGGTGCCGCTGAAAGTGGCGGTGATGGGATGCGCGGTGAACGGCCCGGGCGAGGCCCGGGAGGCGGACATCGGAATTGCGGGCGGCCGGGGCGAAGGACTCTTGTTCAAAAAAGGGGAGGTCGTCCGGAAGGTTGCAGAAGATCAGATCGTGGACGTCCTGCTGGCAGAGATCCGGGAAATGGCCGCCCGGAAAGAGCAGGATCGGAGGTAA
- the pyrH gene encoding UMP kinase: MQPKYARVVLKLSGEALAGDTGYGIDGAVLASVARQVREIVELGVQVAVVVGGGNIWRGVSGTAQGMDRATADYMGMLATVLNALALQDALEKIGVDTRVQTSIEMRQVAEPYIRRRAIRHLEKGRVVIFAGGTGNPYFSTDTTAALRAAEIEADVILMAKNRVDGVYDADPAKNPGAKKFATLSFLDVLNRGLAVMDSTATSLCMDNDIPIIVFAITEDGNIRRAVLGEPIGTTVWREQR, translated from the coding sequence GTGCAGCCGAAATACGCGCGGGTGGTCCTGAAGCTCAGCGGCGAAGCCCTTGCCGGGGACACGGGTTACGGCATCGATGGGGCTGTCCTGGCTTCTGTGGCCAGGCAGGTGCGGGAGATTGTGGAACTCGGAGTCCAGGTGGCCGTGGTGGTGGGAGGGGGAAACATATGGCGGGGCGTGTCCGGCACCGCCCAGGGAATGGACCGCGCCACCGCCGACTACATGGGCATGCTGGCCACAGTGTTGAATGCCCTGGCTTTGCAGGATGCGCTGGAAAAGATCGGGGTGGACACCCGGGTACAGACGTCCATTGAGATGCGGCAGGTGGCGGAACCGTACATCCGACGCCGGGCGATTCGGCATCTGGAAAAGGGTCGGGTTGTGATTTTTGCCGGCGGCACGGGGAATCCGTATTTCTCCACCGACACCACAGCGGCGCTGCGGGCGGCGGAGATCGAGGCAGACGTGATTCTCATGGCGAAAAACCGGGTGGATGGCGTGTATGACGCCGATCCGGCGAAAAACCCCGGGGCGAAAAAATTTGCAACCCTCAGCTTTCTTGACGTCTTGAACCGGGGGTTGGCGGTGATGGACTCCACCGCCACGTCCCTCTGCATGGATAACGACATTCCGATCATCGTCTTCGCCATCACCGAGGATGGCAATATCCGACGGGCTGTGCTCGGCGAGCCGATCGGAACCACGGTTTGGAGGGAACAGCGGTGA
- a CDS encoding glycosyltransferase family 2 protein produces MLSLIIPAYNEEERIGQVLDAVIAAGVFDQVIVVDDGSTDRTAEVATAHRVEVVRLPTNRGKGAAVAAGLSRAQGEVIGFLDADLVGLRPEHIRALVLPVIEGQADMTIGLFGGGRLSTDLAQKLTPILTGQRVVHRRWLPPADFSMARYGIEVLLHKHVKDSGGRIVEVSLDEVTHHMKEEKLGWRKGVAARLRMYWDILKVMAK; encoded by the coding sequence ATGTTGAGTTTAATCATTCCGGCCTACAACGAGGAAGAGCGCATCGGCCAAGTTTTGGACGCGGTGATCGCCGCTGGGGTGTTCGATCAGGTCATTGTCGTCGATGACGGGTCGACGGACCGGACCGCTGAAGTGGCCACTGCGCACCGGGTGGAGGTTGTGCGCCTTCCTACGAATCGAGGGAAGGGCGCAGCGGTGGCAGCGGGGCTGTCCAGGGCCCAGGGCGAGGTGATCGGGTTTCTCGATGCCGACCTGGTGGGACTACGCCCGGAACACATCCGAGCTTTGGTCTTGCCTGTGATCGAGGGACAGGCGGACATGACGATCGGACTGTTCGGCGGCGGACGCCTGAGCACCGATCTGGCCCAGAAGTTGACCCCCATTCTGACTGGCCAACGGGTTGTGCACCGCCGCTGGCTTCCCCCGGCAGATTTTTCTATGGCGCGATACGGGATTGAAGTGTTATTACATAAACATGTCAAGGACTCCGGAGGCCGAATCGTGGAGGTATCCTTAGACGAAGTGACGCATCACATGAAAGAGGAGAAGCTGGGTTGGAGAAAAGGGGTCGCAGCGCGACTGCGGATGTACTGGGATATTCTGAAGGTGATGGCGAAATGA
- the tsf gene encoding translation elongation factor Ts, with protein sequence MAITAAQVKELRDRTGAGMMDCKRALTDAEGDMDKAIQLLRERGLAAAAKKAGRVATEGLVEAYIHGGGRIGVLVEVNCETDFVANTDEFRGLVKDIAMQVAAARPEYVRRDEVPAEVIEKEKSIYRAQAEAEGKSAAIVERMVEGRLEKFFKEACLLEQPFIKNPDITVEQLVKEKISKIGENISVRRFARFELGEGLEKKEENFAEEVMAQVKR encoded by the coding sequence GTGGCGATTACTGCCGCACAGGTGAAAGAATTGAGGGATCGAACCGGCGCCGGGATGATGGACTGTAAAAGGGCGCTCACCGACGCCGAAGGGGACATGGATAAGGCCATTCAACTGTTGCGGGAGAGAGGACTGGCGGCCGCCGCGAAAAAGGCCGGTCGGGTGGCAACGGAGGGGTTGGTGGAAGCGTATATTCACGGAGGAGGGCGCATCGGCGTCCTTGTCGAGGTGAACTGCGAAACGGACTTCGTCGCCAACACCGATGAATTCCGGGGCCTGGTCAAAGACATCGCGATGCAAGTGGCTGCGGCCCGTCCGGAATACGTCCGGCGGGACGAGGTTCCCGCCGAGGTGATTGAAAAGGAGAAGTCCATTTACCGCGCCCAGGCCGAGGCGGAAGGAAAGTCGGCGGCCATCGTGGAACGCATGGTGGAGGGGCGGTTGGAGAAGTTTTTCAAAGAAGCTTGCCTGTTGGAACAACCTTTTATCAAAAATCCCGATATCACGGTTGAACAATTGGTGAAAGAAAAGATCTCGAAGATCGGGGAGAACATTTCGGTGCGCCGATTCGCCCGTTTTGAACTGGGCGAGGGCTTGGAGAAAAAAGAAGAAAACTTTGCCGAAGAGGTCATGGCTCAGGTCAAACGGTGA
- a CDS encoding phosphatidate cytidylyltransferase — protein sequence MLRQRVITAVIGGCGFFAILYLGGPWIVVFIGIVAALSFGEWVRLKGVPLWSLPAVLGFVALEGIFFLTGSEGGLLQWVWPGSVGFDLDEAVWVVVVLFVLIPVLIRNEQTVLDTAFILLGVLYLGIFFRDFTWLRLSGEHGLAVCTLVLLSVWATDSAAYFVGRRVKGPKLAPILSPNKTLSGSAAGILISPVPALVFFAADIRPYSLPGMVVLGMVASLAGQVGDLAESAVKRAFGAKDSGNLLPGHGGVLDRFDSLLLAGSVAYHLLGYLR from the coding sequence GTGCTGCGACAGCGTGTTATCACGGCGGTGATCGGCGGCTGCGGATTTTTCGCGATTTTGTATCTCGGTGGGCCTTGGATCGTCGTATTTATCGGCATCGTGGCCGCTTTGTCCTTCGGGGAGTGGGTTCGCCTGAAAGGGGTGCCCCTATGGTCCCTCCCCGCCGTCTTGGGCTTTGTTGCGCTGGAGGGCATTTTTTTCTTAACCGGCAGCGAAGGGGGACTGCTGCAGTGGGTTTGGCCGGGAAGTGTCGGGTTTGATCTCGACGAGGCGGTATGGGTGGTGGTGGTCCTCTTTGTTCTGATTCCGGTATTGATCCGGAACGAACAAACGGTATTAGATACTGCGTTTATTCTCCTCGGTGTATTGTATCTGGGGATCTTTTTTAGGGATTTTACGTGGCTCCGCCTGTCCGGGGAACACGGGCTGGCGGTGTGTACCCTTGTGCTGTTATCCGTTTGGGCCACAGACAGCGCCGCCTATTTTGTGGGCAGACGCGTGAAGGGACCGAAGCTCGCTCCGATCCTCAGCCCCAATAAAACCTTGAGTGGGAGCGCAGCGGGGATTTTAATTTCTCCGGTGCCCGCGCTGGTGTTTTTCGCCGCCGACATCCGGCCCTATTCCTTGCCGGGCATGGTGGTCCTTGGGATGGTGGCCTCTTTGGCCGGTCAGGTGGGGGATCTGGCGGAGTCCGCGGTGAAGAGGGCATTCGGCGCCAAAGATTCCGGAAACCTGCTCCCCGGCCATGGCGGTGTGCTGGACCGGTTCGACAGTTTGTTGCTGGCGGGTTCGGTGGCTTATCATCTTCTGGGGTATTTGCGTTAA
- a CDS encoding 1-deoxy-D-xylulose-5-phosphate reductoisomerase codes for MSKGVAILGSTGSIGRNTLRVIAAQPDRFTIKALGAGRNVDRLVDQVHRFHPELVAVTDARTAEEVKARVPAGVKVYWGEEGLTSVATHPGAQIVVSALVGFVGLVPTLRAIRQGKRIALANKETLVAAGELVMNEVRRWGAELLPVDSEHSAIFQCLNGERTPEPARLWLTASGGALRDWTRGRMERAQVSDVLHHPNWTMGHKITVDSATLMNKGLEVIEAHWLFGVPYEQIEVVIHPESIVHSAVEFVDGSLVAQMAIPDMRIPIQYALSFPERWPGAVESLRLTEIGSLHFHPPDWDRFPCLSYAYEAGKSGGTMPAVLNAANEVAVEWFLRGRIPFLAIEETVRRVMDMHDPVPHPDLEAIVQADAWARKTASCVAEKERWHVE; via the coding sequence ATGAGCAAAGGCGTAGCGATACTTGGATCGACGGGTTCTATCGGTCGCAATACGCTTCGGGTCATAGCTGCCCAACCGGACCGCTTTACAATCAAAGCCTTGGGGGCTGGGCGGAACGTGGATCGATTGGTGGACCAGGTGCACCGGTTTCATCCGGAGTTGGTGGCCGTGACGGATGCGCGAACCGCCGAGGAAGTCAAAGCGAGGGTTCCGGCCGGGGTGAAGGTGTATTGGGGAGAAGAAGGGCTAACCTCCGTCGCCACCCATCCCGGGGCCCAGATCGTGGTATCCGCTTTGGTGGGATTTGTGGGGTTGGTCCCCACCTTGCGGGCGATTCGGCAAGGCAAACGTATCGCCCTGGCCAACAAGGAAACCTTGGTGGCTGCGGGAGAGTTGGTCATGAATGAAGTTCGCCGCTGGGGCGCCGAGCTCCTGCCGGTGGACAGCGAGCATTCGGCGATTTTTCAGTGTCTGAACGGAGAGAGGACCCCGGAGCCGGCGCGCCTGTGGCTCACCGCGTCCGGGGGCGCCCTCAGGGATTGGACCCGGGGACGGATGGAACGCGCCCAGGTTTCGGACGTTCTTCATCATCCCAACTGGACAATGGGTCATAAAATTACCGTAGATTCGGCTACCCTGATGAATAAAGGCCTGGAGGTCATCGAAGCCCATTGGTTGTTCGGCGTTCCTTACGAGCAGATCGAAGTGGTGATTCACCCCGAGAGCATTGTCCACTCGGCGGTGGAGTTCGTGGATGGTTCCCTGGTGGCCCAGATGGCCATTCCTGACATGCGCATTCCGATCCAGTACGCTCTGTCTTTCCCGGAGAGATGGCCGGGGGCGGTGGAATCCCTGCGTTTAACCGAGATCGGGAGCTTGCATTTTCATCCTCCGGATTGGGATAGATTTCCCTGTCTCAGTTACGCCTATGAAGCGGGGAAAAGCGGGGGCACGATGCCGGCTGTGCTGAACGCCGCAAACGAGGTGGCGGTGGAATGGTTTTTGCGCGGCCGAATCCCGTTTCTCGCCATTGAGGAAACGGTCCGTCGAGTAATGGACATGCACGATCCCGTCCCCCACCCGGATCTCGAAGCGATTGTGCAGGCGGATGCGTGGGCCCGCAAAACCGCCTCCTGTGTGGCGGAAAAGGAAAGGTGGCACGTTGAATGA
- a CDS encoding proline--tRNA ligase, translating to MRQSHFFVQTLREVPAEAEVPSHRLMLRAGMIRQVVSGVYSYLPLGYRVLRKIEAIVREEMDRAGAQEVLLPAVQPASLWQESGRWDDYGKELLRFEDRHQRMLVLGPTHEEVITDLVRTEVRSYRQLPMTLYQIQTKFRDEVRPRFGVMRAREFIMKDAYSFDVDEEGLDRSYRAMYQAYEQIFRRCGLEFRVVQADPGAIGGEGGSHEFMVLSEVGEDTILVCPACDYAANVELASGKVAGEDGRRSVSEKERFLTPGAKTIEELRDRYGLDPETIIKVLVYRADDRPVAVAIRGNDEVNEVKLKRLLGARRVELADEETVRALTGTGFGSVGPMNLNMPLVVDDAVASMPEGVAGGNEPDVHYRHVVPGRDFNWDSRGDIRTARAGDRCVRCGAPLEEYRGIEVGHVFKLGTKYSEALSASFLDERGVQRPVIMGCYGIGVSRLIAAAVEQHHDDKGIMWPMPIAPFHVHVLPVNLKDAAQRDAAEQLCTRLEDAGIEVLLDDRDERPGVKFNDADLMGIPIQLIVGKRISEGLVEMKRRKTGEVTLLSPDEAVRAAVEAVRSV from the coding sequence ATGAGACAAAGTCACTTTTTTGTTCAAACTTTAAGGGAGGTGCCGGCCGAGGCCGAGGTGCCCAGTCACCGGCTGATGCTCCGGGCGGGGATGATTCGCCAGGTGGTGTCCGGCGTCTATTCATACCTTCCCCTCGGGTACCGCGTCTTGCGCAAAATCGAAGCCATCGTCCGGGAGGAGATGGACCGGGCGGGGGCACAGGAAGTTCTGCTCCCCGCGGTCCAACCCGCCTCCTTGTGGCAAGAGTCCGGTCGCTGGGACGATTACGGGAAGGAGTTACTCCGCTTCGAGGACAGGCACCAACGGATGTTGGTACTGGGACCGACCCATGAAGAGGTCATCACCGATTTGGTGCGCACGGAGGTCCGGTCCTACCGCCAATTGCCCATGACCTTGTATCAGATTCAAACCAAATTTAGAGACGAAGTTCGTCCCCGGTTCGGGGTGATGCGGGCCCGGGAGTTTATCATGAAAGATGCTTATTCCTTCGATGTCGACGAAGAAGGTCTGGATCGGAGCTATCGGGCGATGTATCAGGCCTATGAGCAGATTTTCCGCCGCTGTGGCCTGGAATTCCGCGTCGTACAAGCCGATCCCGGGGCGATTGGCGGAGAAGGGGGAAGCCACGAATTCATGGTGCTCTCCGAGGTGGGGGAGGACACGATCCTCGTCTGCCCGGCCTGCGATTACGCGGCCAACGTGGAGCTGGCATCGGGAAAGGTGGCCGGCGAAGACGGGCGAAGGTCAGTGTCCGAAAAGGAGCGGTTTCTCACCCCCGGCGCCAAGACGATCGAAGAACTTCGGGACAGATATGGCCTCGACCCGGAGACCATCATTAAAGTCCTGGTCTATCGGGCAGACGACCGCCCTGTAGCGGTGGCGATTCGGGGCAACGACGAGGTCAACGAGGTGAAATTGAAGCGGCTTCTCGGGGCCCGGCGCGTGGAATTGGCCGACGAGGAGACAGTGAGGGCGCTCACCGGAACCGGGTTCGGGAGCGTCGGGCCGATGAATTTGAACATGCCTTTGGTGGTGGATGATGCCGTGGCGTCGATGCCCGAAGGGGTCGCTGGGGGCAATGAGCCGGATGTCCATTATCGCCACGTGGTTCCCGGTCGAGACTTCAACTGGGATAGCCGGGGAGACATCCGGACGGCCCGGGCGGGGGACAGATGTGTACGGTGCGGGGCGCCCTTAGAAGAATACCGGGGAATTGAAGTGGGTCACGTGTTTAAACTGGGCACCAAGTACAGCGAAGCCCTGTCCGCCTCGTTTCTCGATGAACGAGGTGTTCAGCGCCCGGTGATCATGGGTTGTTACGGGATCGGCGTGTCCCGGCTGATCGCCGCTGCGGTGGAGCAGCACCACGACGACAAAGGGATCATGTGGCCGATGCCTATCGCACCTTTTCACGTTCACGTGCTTCCGGTGAATCTCAAGGATGCGGCCCAGCGGGATGCGGCCGAACAGCTGTGCACCCGTTTGGAAGATGCCGGTATCGAAGTCCTGTTGGACGACCGGGATGAGCGGCCCGGTGTCAAGTTTAATGATGCCGATCTGATGGGGATACCGATTCAACTCATCGTCGGAAAGCGAATCTCCGAAGGACTGGTGGAGATGAAACGGCGCAAGACTGGCGAAGTCACCTTATTGTCTCCGGACGAGGCCGTGCGGGCGGCGGTAGAGGCCGTTCGCAGCGTATGA
- a CDS encoding isoprenyl transferase: MNPRWGMRKGQPVSSLHVNPVNLPRHVAIIMDGNGRWAHRRGLPRVAGHRAGMKAVKEVTRAADEIGIQVLTLYAFSTENWKRPPEEVDYLMRLPQEFLDRELQELDEHGVRVRLIGETDGLPPHTLRAVEAAMGRTRNNTGLILNFALNYGARAELVNAVRSIARRVQDGELGPEDVDEATISAALQTRDLPDPDLLIRTSGELRISNFLLWQIAYSELWFTEVLWPDFTREHLFEAVRAYQSRKRRFGGVGSLPPSDVHSGQ, from the coding sequence ATGAATCCGAGATGGGGAATGCGAAAGGGTCAACCCGTATCCTCTCTGCACGTGAATCCAGTCAATCTTCCCCGCCACGTGGCCATTATCATGGATGGCAACGGGCGGTGGGCGCACCGGCGGGGATTGCCCAGGGTCGCGGGGCACCGCGCGGGGATGAAGGCTGTGAAAGAGGTCACCCGAGCAGCGGATGAGATCGGGATCCAAGTGTTGACCCTTTACGCGTTCTCGACGGAGAATTGGAAACGGCCTCCTGAAGAAGTGGATTACCTCATGCGACTGCCCCAAGAGTTTCTGGATCGGGAGTTGCAAGAGTTAGACGAACACGGGGTACGGGTCCGCCTCATCGGGGAGACGGATGGTCTTCCGCCTCACACCCTGCGGGCGGTGGAGGCGGCCATGGGACGCACTCGGAACAATACGGGTCTCATTCTGAATTTCGCGCTCAACTACGGGGCTCGGGCTGAGTTGGTGAATGCCGTTCGGTCGATCGCCCGCCGGGTTCAGGACGGGGAACTTGGTCCCGAGGACGTGGACGAAGCCACGATTTCCGCTGCTCTGCAAACGCGGGACCTGCCAGATCCCGATCTGTTGATTCGCACCAGCGGAGAACTCAGGATCAGCAATTTTCTATTGTGGCAAATCGCTTATTCCGAACTGTGGTTCACCGAGGTGCTGTGGCCGGATTTCACCCGAGAGCATCTGTTCGAAGCCGTCCGAGCTTATCAATCCCGAAAGCGCCGGTTTGGCGGGGTGGGCAGTCTCCCGCCTTCAGATGTGCACAGCGGACAATAA
- the frr gene encoding ribosome recycling factor, whose protein sequence is MKQAEERMNKSLQALKKEFASVRAGRATPGLLDKVTVEYYGTSMPIHQLASITAPEPRLLVIQPWDKGALAEIEKAILKSDLGLTPTNDGQVIRLAIPQLTQERRQELARMVRKLAEESRVAIRNIRREANDEIRKSEKDGSVSEDEGRRLQERIQGLTDRFIEEIDRLLAAKEKEITEV, encoded by the coding sequence ATGAAACAGGCCGAGGAACGGATGAATAAATCACTTCAAGCGCTGAAAAAAGAATTTGCTTCTGTCAGGGCGGGAAGGGCGACGCCGGGGCTGTTGGATAAGGTCACCGTCGAATATTACGGAACCTCCATGCCGATTCATCAATTGGCGAGCATCACCGCCCCGGAACCCCGACTGCTGGTGATCCAGCCCTGGGACAAGGGTGCCCTCGCCGAGATCGAAAAAGCTATTTTGAAATCGGATTTGGGACTGACGCCCACCAACGACGGGCAAGTGATCCGTTTGGCTATTCCCCAGCTCACCCAAGAAAGGCGGCAAGAATTGGCCAGGATGGTGCGCAAACTCGCCGAGGAATCCCGGGTGGCCATTCGCAATATCCGGAGGGAAGCCAACGACGAGATCAGGAAAAGCGAGAAAGACGGCTCGGTCTCTGAGGATGAGGGCCGGAGACTGCAGGAGCGGATTCAGGGGTTAACCGATCGGTTCATTGAGGAGATCGACCGTCTGTTGGCCGCCAAGGAAAAGGAAATCACTGAAGTCTGA